In Phosphitispora fastidiosa, a single window of DNA contains:
- a CDS encoding Sec-independent protein translocase subunit TatA/TatB, with translation MFGLGPAELILILVIALVIFGPAKLPEMGKALGSGIKEFKKATSSVKDEMRLEAADDKSQELADDKSQEAADAELKKG, from the coding sequence ATGTTTGGTCTTGGGCCTGCGGAACTGATTCTGATACTGGTAATTGCCCTGGTTATTTTCGGACCGGCAAAGCTGCCGGAAATGGGTAAGGCCCTGGGGTCAGGAATCAAGGAATTCAAGAAAGCGACTTCCAGTGTAAAGGATGAGATGCGCCTGGAGGCTGCAGATGATAAAAGCCAGGAGTTGGCAGATGATAAAAGCCAGGAGGCTGCAGATGCTGAACTGAAGAAAGGTTGA